A stretch of DNA from Rhizobacter sp.:
TTGCTGGTGCAGGCCTTCGAAGCGCTGGACGAGCGATGCGCTGGCTTCGGGGTCGTCCAGCCACTTGAAAGCGGCGCGGGCCAGATTGTCGGGGGTCGCCTCAGCTTGCAGCAACTCCGGCACGGCAAAGTCCCGCAACAGGATGTTCGGCAGGCCCACCCAGGGCTGGTAGGCCATTCGCTTCATGAGCTGGTAGGTCAGCCAGTGCATCACGTAGGTGATGACCATCGGCCGCTTGAAGAGCGCGGCTTCGAGCGTGGCGGTGCCGCTGGCGATCAGCGTGACGTCGCAGGCCGCGAGTGCCTGGTGCGACATGCCGTCCACCACCTGCACGCCGGTTGAGGGGGCGTACTGCGCGACCAGCGGGTCGATCATCGAGCGCAGGCTCGGCACCGCGGGCAGCACGAAGCGCAGGCCGGGGCGCTCGCGCTTCATGAGCTGCGCGGCGGCGAGCACGCGCGGCGCGTTGTACTGGACCTCGGAGCGCCGGCTGCCGGGCAGCAAGGCGACCACCTGGGCGTCGTCCTCCAGCCCGAGCGCCGCCCGCGAGGCAGCACGGGGCACGTCCATCGGGATCGCATCGGCCAGGGGGTGGCCGACGTAGCTGGCGGCGATGCCATGCCTGGCATAGATC
This window harbors:
- the lpxB gene encoding lipid-A-disaccharide synthase: MVAGETSGDLLAGLLLGGLKARWPELTSFGIGGPRMAEDGFDAWWPHEKLAVRGYVEVLRHYRELLGIRNALGDRLLKERPDAFIGVDAPDFNLGLETRLKSAGIKTVHFISPSIWAWRGKRIEKIRAAADHVLCIFPFEPEIYARHGIAASYVGHPLADAIPMDVPRAASRAALGLEDDAQVVALLPGSRRSEVQYNAPRVLAAAQLMKRERPGLRFVLPAVPSLRSMIDPLVAQYAPSTGVQVVDGMSHQALAACDVTLIASGTATLEAALFKRPMVITYVMHWLTYQLMKRMAYQPWVGLPNILLRDFAVPELLQAEATPDNLARAAFKWLDDPEASASLVQRFEGLHQQLRCNTAQAATDAIEKVLRA